The genome window aaaaagaagattgtttctggccaggcacagcggccCACGCCTGGAATGCCGgcagttttggaggccaaggcaagcagattgcttgagctcaggagttcgagaccagcctgggcaacacggtgagactccgcctctacagaaaatacaattaggtgggcatggtggtgcatgcctgcttGGGCttaggtggaaggatcgcttgagcctgagaggcggaggttgctgtgagctaagattgtgccactgcactccagcctgggccacagaatgagactctgtctcaaaacaataacaatgataataataatcccagctactcgggaggctgaggcaggagaatcgcttcaacccaggagacggaggttgcagtgagccaagattgcgccactgcactccagcctgggcgacagagcaaaactccgtctcaagaaaatcatcatcatcatcatcagaacGAGGAGGCTGCCAGTCAGAGCAGCAGTGACCTGATGGGACCCACAGCCACAGATCTAATCCCAGCCGTACCTCTTCAGCTGTgtgccttgggcaagtcacctcacctctctgagcctgtgttTCCTCTCCTGCATAATGGGGACACTAAACTGTAACTGACAATAGAGGGGTTATGATGACTGCATGTAATGAGCATGGCAATGCAATGGGCGCTCCCTGAGGAGTCGCtgtcacaggcatgcaccactgcacctggctgacctTGAACGGAGCCGCCGTTATTACCTTTGGAATCCATAGAGAACCACCAACAACTTTTCATCATAGAACAactttggggccaggcgcggtggctcaagccggtaatcccagcactttgggaggccgagacgggcggatcatgaggtcaggagatcaagaccatcctggctaacacggtgaaactccgtctctactaaaaaatacaaaaaactagctgggcgaggtggcgggcgcctgtagtcccagctaatgtagtcccagctactcgggaggctgaggtaggagaatggcgtcaatccgggaggcggagcttgcagtgagctgagatccggccactgcagtccagcctgggcgacacagtgagactctgtctcaaaaaaaaaaaaaaaaaaaaaaaaaaaaagaacaactttgGCTGTAGTGACGGATACCCCAAGTAAAGCTGGTTGAAGAAAAACTGCCATTATAGGCCCATGCAGTGCTTCAGGTATGTCCAGAtccaggagtctttttttttttttttttttttgagacggtcttgctctgtcttccaggctggagtgcagtggcgcgatctcggctcactgcaacctccacctcccaggttcaagcggttctccttcctcagcctcctgagtagctgggattacaggcacacgccaccacaccgggctaatttttgtatttttagtagagatggggtttcgtcatgttggccaggctggtcttgagctcctgacctcaggtgatccacccgcctcggcctcccaaaatgctgggattgcaggtgagagccaccacaccgggcccaGTTCCAGGAATTCTAATGACACTGTTAGGAAGCTGGCTCTGTCCCTCTCCAGAGCACTCTCTCCTCCACATTGGCTTCATTTCTAGGTGGGCTCTCCAAGTGGTGGCTCCAGGCCTGCATCTGTCCAGCTTAATCACTGCCCGGAAGAGATGGAGCTTCTCCTGCCCAGCACTTCCTGCCTGGATCCCAGGGCTGCTCCTCATTGGTCCAGGCCGGGTCACAGGCCCATACCTGAGCCAATCTCAATGGTCAGGGAAAGGATGGTGACCTTGGCCCAGGTCTAGGTCATGTGTTCAACAATCTCCAGGCCATATGCGATTATTCACCTTAAATCCCAGGGAGacactgagcacagtggctcatgcctgtgatcccagcactttgggaggccaaggcaggaggctcacttgagctcaggagttcaagaccaccctgggcaacacagtgagacccccatctctccaaaaaataaaacattagccagacatgggggcgtgcgtctgtagtctcagctactcagcaagctgagccaggagggtcacttgagcccaggagttcaaggctgcactgaggcATGATTGCAttaccgcattccagcctgggcgacagagtgagacctcatttccaaaaaagaaaaaacaggccaggtgcggtggcttacccctgtaatcccagcactttgggaggccgaggcgggtgggatcacctgaggtcaggagtttgagaccagcctggccaacaatgctgaaacccatctctactaaaactacaaaaattagccaggtgtggtagtgggggtctgtaatcccagctactcaggaggctgaggcaagagaattgcttgaacccaggaggtagaggttgcagtgagccaagatcgcgccactgcactccagccagggtgacagagggagacccccatttaaaaaaaaaaaaaaaaaaattctaaaactacATGAAATGAGACTGGGAAAGGAGTGAATCACGGAGGAAAGCCAGGGTGAAATTCCCAAAATAGGGGAAATGGATCCCGGTCAAGTAAAGGCAATAGATGCTCACCATGCCCTTGCTCCACAAGATGAGGTtcacagaccagcagcatcagaatCACACAAGAGCGGCTCAGAAATGCAAAGTCTCAGGCCACGTCCTAGGCGAACTGAGTCAGAACCCGCCCCACAGTAAAGTCTGCCGGTGAGTCACCTCCCCATCAAAGTCTCAAAAGTGCTGTGCTGCATATTAACTTTTTCAGTTGCTTAGACGATTTTTTAAGTTCTGTTTTATTGAGAACCACAAAAGGTAAGAACTAAGAGAGTCCTCCCAGGTCATCAGGTCCCATCCCTTGGTCTACGGATAGCAAAACCATTGTCACAGCCAGCAGCCGCCACGTCCTGGGACTGTCTCATGGGGCGATGTGTCCTGAGCCTCAGCAGTGCCAGCCCAGGTCAGAAGGCCTCATTCAGAAGGGGGTGTCCCAGCCACTGTCTGCTGTCACTCACAGCACCTGGCTGAGCCCCCATGAAAGATGGagacccacagacacacacacagacacagacacacacacagacatctcCAAATCTCTGATTCAGACTTGCACACGGGCACACACAGATGCACGCTCAACACAGACACACGCAGGCCTTTATTCTATTACACAGAGTagggctggggccagggcaggTCATTGTTGTCAGGCTGCGTCAGAAGGTGCAGAGCGTTCGGGGGACACAGGCCGAACTGCAAAGTGGTAATAAGTTACGGGGGGATTTCTCAGGCTGTTGTCAGGCTGTAGCAAGGGCAGGATGCCATGTGAGGACCCCAGAGCCACTTCCAGCCGTCCCAGACAAGCTTGGTTCCAGGACAGACTTGGCCTCCACTGAAACACACCAGGGCAGGGAGGGATATGGATCAGGAGGCTGATGGGGATCTGCAGGTACCCAGAGACAGAGGGACAAGCCGGAGGTAGGGTTGGGCAGGGATCCTGGAGGGAGGGAATAGAGCCTGCGGGCCCAGGGCAAGGTGGGGACAGGGCAGGCCTCTCACCCAGGCCCTCAGTTCAGCTCCTGCAGATTCTCGTAATCTGGAGCCCCCTCTTCCTCCACTTCCTCCGCCTTCTGGGAACTCAAGGCGGCTGTAGGGGAGGGGAGGTTGGTCTCCAGCTTGCAAGCTGTCCCCCCAAGCCCCAGGCAGCCACCCCAGCTCCTGCCCCTCCCACAGCACACACCAGGCTCAGTCTTAGCCGCTCCAGGATGCAGCTCCTGGGACACATTCACATACTCCCGGCTGCCATCTGTGGAGACAGATCAGAAGGAGGGGCAGCCATGCAAAGGGGTCAGGAGGGCAAGAGAGCAGGGGGAGGCCCAGACAGAGGGGGCAGAGGGTGTGGGCAGTCCCAGGGTGGGGTCTGCTCACACTGAGAGCATGGTGGGGCGGCGGGGTGCAGGGGCAGACACCGAGGAGCACCGGTCACTCACCTAGAGACGCTTCTGCGCTCTCCCCGCTCTCCGGAACGTTCACGTAATCATCAATGGACTCCACTGTGGGAAAGCCAGCCCCACCTCAGCACTGTGACCAGAGACCCTTGGCCACAGGTTCCCAGAGAACCCCCAACCTCAGTCATGCAGAGCTCCCCAACGGTAGACCCCAGAGGCTCCCCACACAGCCACCCCCATTAGCCCCACAGAATGGAGAGAGGGCACTCCAGGCTGGCAAggatggtgttggtgatggtgatggtggcctAGCCAAGGGTGAGGGCTGTGGAGAGCGGGGGAGGAGGTCCACTTGACCGGGACTGAGGAGGGTTCACGAAGGGTCAGGCCCCAGCACAGCCCCTAGGCTGGGGAACAGGGATGGAGTGCGCCTCAGAGTAGTAGGAGTTTGGTGGCGTGTGTGAAGCGGACATGACACACTTGGCCCAGCAGGAACCTCCTCCTCCCTGACCCCCATCCCCGCCCGCCCCCTGCCAGCCACTGCCTATGTCCCACTCCCATGTCAGCCCCTCATGGCGCCTGTCATCATCCATGttatttgggggttttttgtttgtttttgtttttcttgagacaaggtctcgctctgttgcccaggctggaatgcagtggtgcaatctcggctcaccgcaaccttgacctcccggactcagatgatcttcccacctcagctcctaCCAGGCCAGgctaaattttggattttttgtagagacagggtctccttatgctgcccaggctggtcttgaactcctgggttcaagtgacccacccgcctcagcctcccaaagtcctgggatcacaggtatcggctaccatgcctggttatttgggtcttttattttatttatttatttgtttttgagatggagtctccctctgtcgcccagagggctggagggcagtggtgtgatcttggctcactgcaacctctgcctcccggttcaagcaattctcctgcctcagcctcctgagtagctgggattacaggtgcccgtcaccacgccctgctaattttggtatttttagtagagacagggtttcaccgtgttggccaggtcggtcttgaactcctgacctcaggtgatccacccacctcccaaaatgctgggattacaggcgtgagccaccacgcccagcctatttggttcttttatgtgtttcatatttgtttttgaaGATCGCCCCGGTTCAATCCCAGCTCCAGTACTAACTAACCACATAACCTCAGCCAAGGGACCTTACCTCTCTATGCcctagttttctcctctgtaaaatagggcCTGTGACACAACAGTGCTGTTAAACAGATAAACCCTGCATCACACAAAGGGGGACAACTGGAGCACAGGAGGGCGAGGGCAGGCCCGGGAGCTCCAGGGCGGTGAGGTTAGTGAGTAAACACATGTCAGACTCTTAGCAAGGCATGCAGGAGGCCCTCGGTGAATCTtagctattttatctttttttttttttttttaaacacaaggtctcactctgttacccaggctggagtacagtggcatgatctcggctcactgcaacttcctcctcctgggctcaggtaatctgcccatctcagcctcctgagcagctgggactacaggcatgtgccaccacgcttggttaatttttttttatgttttgtaaagatgaggtttcaccatattgctcaggctggtcttgaactcctggactcaagcagtcctcctgcctcggcctcccaaagtgctgggattacaggagtgagccagcatgcccagccagcTATTTTATCAGGACAGTCTGCCTCTTTAACTGTTATATCCATAGCATTAGCCCAGCAGAGGCACGCAGTAAACGcggaatgaatggaaaaaaagaaaagaaagaaaagaaaggaaagaaaggaagaaagaaaggaagaaagaaaggaaggaaggaagcaaggaaggaaggaaggaaggaaggaaggaaggaaggaaggaaggaaggaaggaaggaaggaaggaaggaaggaaggaaggaaggaagaagagagagagaaaagaagtacTTGGATAGACAGTCTGGAGCTCAGGAGAGAGCAAACTGGGAATTTGGATGGCAAACAAAGCCAGGGTGTAGAAGTGATAGCCCAGGACAAGTACACACAGAGAGAgcaaagcaacagaaatgtaaagAATGTCAGATATTGGGGAAAGCCCAGAGGATGTGACCAGGCAGGATGAGACCATAAGGAAGGGTGAAAAGCAGCTCAAAGGAAACAGGGCAGTGcaggaagcagaagaaaactgacaaacacacacagacacacaagacAGCCTCTAATTAATATACTTAGAGATGTACAAGATGGTATTGCCTCCATGAAACAAGAACAGAGgctataaaaaaagaacagtCAGAGAACAAGAGCTTCTGGATAGCAGAAATAAAATTGCAGTGGAAGGGTTGAAGAATAAAGTCAAGGAAATTTCCCAGATGATAAAAGGAAAGGACACAGAgataggaaagaagagagagaaagttaagaaaatcagaacagggccgggcacggtggctcacacctgtaatcccagcactttgggaggccaaagtgggaggatcacttgagcccaggagtttaaggccagcctgggcaacatagcgagaccctgtctctacagaaaaatgttttaaataagctaggtgtggtggcatgggcctgtgatctcagctacttgggaggctgaggccgagtagcctacttgggaggatcactagagcctaggagttcaaggctgcagcgagctacgattgcaccgctgcactccagcctatccctaaaaaaattaaataataaaaacaaatgcctGACTCACTGGAGCAGGCACTGTCTCGGAGGCCGGGGGTGCTGAGTGCAGGAGCTGATGGGGCGGCAGTGCTAGCGGCCGGAGTGCTGTCGGGAAGCACCACCCTGAAAGGAAGTGGAAAGGGCCGGTGAGCGAGGGGGGATGCACAGCCTTAGCCCTAACCTCTCACCTCCCACCTAGCCACTCACAGGTAGCCCGGATTGTGATAGTCgtcctcatcctcatcctcatccgcATCCTCACAGGCTGGTTCTGGGGGTAACGACACAGGGGTCAGCCTAGCCCAGGATgggccccagcctccccacccaACCCGGGCACCTCGGATCCCAGACGCACCCTCGTTCTCGTAGCTCGCCACACTGTTGGCTTCAAAGAGAGGGCGAGAGGGAGACTGAGTCAACTTAGGCCAGGCCTATCTTCTGCCCAGCCCCGGCCTCCTGAGTGCTTCCCCACACTTACCACCATCGGAATCCTGCCTGGAAGATGGCGTCCGGTGGGAGCCCCCAAGGGGCTGTGGGGATCTTCTGGGAGTCAAAGGTGAGGGGTCATGCCTGAGGTGGGACTCAGGGGGCAACAGCAGTTGCAAAAGGGAAAGGGGCCCCCAATCCAAAAAAGTGAGGGGGTGGAGAGTAGAGTTTGGAAGGATAAGGGCTGAGCAGCTACTCACGGGATGGGGAGCAGGTCTGGCTGGTTCAGGGGTGGGTAGGAGGTGACAGGCGGGTAGGCAGGTGGCCAGGGGGCGACTGTGTCTGAGGACACAGAACCAAGTTGAAAGAAGGACTCCAGACATCGTCAAGGCCTCAAAGAACAGACTAAGCCCCTGAAACCCCCGCACCCTGGACAGGCCTGGGGGAGccatctcccctcctcccagctcaGGTCAAGGCCATGTGGGCAGCCCCAGGGTGGTGGGGGAAGGCTGAAGGTTCACGCTCACTCCCACACCAGGGAACCCTCTCCCTGGAACCTGAGGTAGGGGATCCTCCTTGTACTCACGAGGCCGTTTGATCTGGATGCCCCTTGGATACAAACTGGTAAAGGAGACACAGCTTGGGGATGGGGCTGGGAgaagccccagccctgccccgccATGGGGTGTGGAGGGAGACCCAGGGCAGCCAGGGCGGACTCACCTATCTGAGGATGCGCTGTCGTAGGAGCCTGGGAAAGACAGGGCTGGTGAGGCAGGAACAGGGGGTGCTTAGGGCAGAAGGTGCTGGGGTCCAGGGACTCTCAGACATGCTGGGATCAGGACAGAGGCAGGGACAGAGCCAGGAGAGACACAGGGGCTGGAAGTGGATGAGGATCCCGTTGGTGTGCCTGGGCCCCAGGAACCCCCACCAGTTTCCCACTCACCTGGCAATCTGTGGCAGTGCACACACAGTGCCATCAACACGGCCAGGATGGGCAGCAGCAGGAGCCCCAGCACGCAGGGGACAAGGATGGCCTCCTCCATCTGCAGGGGAGCTCGGAGCAGGCCAGCTGCACCCCCAGGCCCCTCAAGGGCAGAGCCAAGGCCAGACAAAGACGGGGTGAGGACCGGGTGAGGACCAGGCCCAGCAGGGGGCAGGGGAAGGTAGGCACCAGGTGATGGGAGAGCCCAGGAGGAGGCGGCTGTGCCCTCCCCGGGGCTCCCGGGATGGGTCCCCTCTTTTACTGGGCTGAGTGGGCGTCCAGCTGGCTGTGGAAAGTCCCTGCTCCCAGGGTGGTCAGACCAGGGCCTGGGCTGAAGTCGGGGGATCCAGCCACCCCTGCGTCCCAGCCCTACCTGCCCCTCCTCAGCGCCCGCCTCTCCCTGTGCCCGCCCTCCCACCCGCCTGCGGCAGGAAGCTGTGGTGAGCGCCGGGCGAGGGCAGGAAATCATCGAGCTCTCAGCCGGCTGCACCCGcccccttcccaccccaccccaccagtggggagggggcaggaggaggcCCAGGAGCCACCCCAGGCACTCACCAAGGGTCTGCTGGCCCCCCTGGATGGGGACAGCCACCTGCCAGCTGGCAGTCATGGCCTTTACATCCAGGACCCAGGGAGGCAGCAAGCAGGGAGGCCCTGAGAGTGGGAATTCTGGGGTACAAAGGGCAGCgcccacccccacctcagccaGGCCTGCGGGGCAAGGGACAGGCTCCAGAGAAGCAGGGGCGTGACTC of Rhinopithecus roxellana isolate Shanxi Qingling chromosome 20, ASM756505v1, whole genome shotgun sequence contains these proteins:
- the LAT gene encoding linker for activation of T-cells family member 1 isoform X4 gives rise to the protein MEEAILVPCVLGLLLLPILAVLMALCVHCHRLPGSYDSASSDSLYPRGIQIKRPHTVAPWPPAYPPVTSYPPLNQPDLLPIPSPQPLGGSHRTPSSRQDSDGANSVASYENEEPACEDADEDEDEDDYHNPGYLVVLPDSTPAASTAAPSAPALSTPGLRDSACSMESIDDYVNVPESGESAEASLDGSREYVNVSQELHPGAAKTEPAALSSQKAEEVEEEGAPDYENLQELN
- the LAT gene encoding linker for activation of T-cells family member 1 isoform X1, which gives rise to MEEAILVPCVLGLLLLPILAVLMALCVHCHRLPGSYDSASSDSLYPRGIQIKRPHTVAPWPPAYPPVTSYPPLNQPDLLPIPRSPQPLGGSHRTPSSRQDSDGANSVASYENEGASGIRGARVGWGGWGPSWARLTPVSLPPEPACEDADEDEDEDDYHNPGYLVVLPDSTPAASTAAPSAPALSTPGLRDSACSMESIDDYVNVPESGESAEASLDGSREYVNVSQELHPGAAKTEPAALSSQKAEEVEEEGAPDYENLQELN
- the LAT gene encoding linker for activation of T-cells family member 1 isoform X2, whose protein sequence is MEEAILVPCVLGLLLLPILAVLMALCVHCHRLPGSYDSASSDSLYPRGIQIKRPHTVAPWPPAYPPVTSYPPLNQPDLLPIPSPQPLGGSHRTPSSRQDSDGANSVASYENEGASGIRGARVGWGGWGPSWARLTPVSLPPEPACEDADEDEDEDDYHNPGYLVVLPDSTPAASTAAPSAPALSTPGLRDSACSMESIDDYVNVPESGESAEASLDGSREYVNVSQELHPGAAKTEPAALSSQKAEEVEEEGAPDYENLQELN
- the LAT gene encoding linker for activation of T-cells family member 1 isoform X3; translation: MEEAILVPCVLGLLLLPILAVLMALCVHCHRLPGSYDSASSDSLYPRGIQIKRPHTVAPWPPAYPPVTSYPPLNQPDLLPIPRSPQPLGGSHRTPSSRQDSDGANSVASYENEEPACEDADEDEDEDDYHNPGYLVVLPDSTPAASTAAPSAPALSTPGLRDSACSMESIDDYVNVPESGESAEASLDGSREYVNVSQELHPGAAKTEPAALSSQKAEEVEEEGAPDYENLQELN